DNA from Campylobacter sp. RM5004:
CTATGAAAAACTCCTTTTTACTTAAAGGAGTTTTATCAGGGTGCATTTTCTTAAAATGCTCTAAATATTTTTCATAATCAGGCGCACCAGCTAAAGCGTAAAAGAACTCACGAATTTGCTTTTTCATATACCACTTCTTTTAATGGTATAGAAAATCTACCTGTATAGCTTTCTCTTAAAATCATTACAAACTTAAGCCCAACGATAATTGTAACTAGCAAGAAAAATATAGTTAAAATTGCATTTACAACGTTTGAATTTGCAATTTGCTTAGCTTTTGCTAATTCTTTTGCTGTTGCTTCGCTTGTATCTCCTGCATTAATTTTTGCCATTAAATCATCTGCTTTAGCAAAATTTATTTGAGCTGTTGCAACGTGAGAAATTGAGTTAGCGATTTTGCTTTCACTTTGTGGCATAATTTTTGCAATTCCTGCTGTAAATGTTGTAGAGATTACAAAAAGTGCAGGCAAGATTATTGCTAAAATATACTTTCTTTTTCCCATTTTAATAAACACTGAAGCACATAAAAACATAGCAACCACTGCTAAAAGCTGATTTGATACACCAAATAGCGACCAAAGTGAGTAAATCCCACCAAGTGGGTCAATCGCTCCACCATATAAGAACCAACCCCAACCAGCAACGCAAATAATAGTTGCAAATATATTTGCTCCTAAATTGCTTGTATTTGCAAGTGGCTTATAAATATTTCCTAACATATCTTGAACCATAAATCTACAAGTTCTAGTTCCTGCATCAACTGCTGTTAAGATAAATAAAGCTTCAAATAAAATCGCGAAGTGATACCAAAACGCCATCATTTCTTTTCCACCGATTAATTCGTGAATGATTAATGATAAGCCTATTGCAAATGTAGGTGCTCCACCCGTTCTACTTAAAACACTAGCTTCTCCTATATCATTTGCAAGATTAGCTATATCAGCAGGTGTTACGCTAAAGCCCCAAGCACTAATGGTTGCAGCTGCACTTTCAAGCGTAGTGCCTATAATTGCAGGTGCTGAGTTTATTGCAAAATATACTCCAGGTTGCAAGATACAAGCAGCAATAAGAGCCATTATAGCAACAGCACTTTCCATTAACATTGAACCATAGCCTACCATTTTTGCTTGAGATTCATTTTCTAGCATTTTTGGACTTGTTCCACTAGAAATTAATGCGTGAAAGCCTGAAATCGCCCCGCAAGCAATATTTATGAATAAAAATGGAAATAATCCGCCAGCAAAAACCGGACCTGTGCCATCAACGAATTTTGTAACCTTAGCCATTTTAATCTCAGGTAAAACTAAAACAACGCAAGCAGCCATTATCACAATAACACCAATTTTTAAGAAAGTTGATAGATAATCTCTAGGTGCAAGCAAAAACCAAACAGGCAAAATCGCAGCAATCATTCCATAACCCATCATTATAAAGCTAAGTTCAAGAACACTAAAATCAAAATGTCTTGCTAATTCTGGGTCATTTGCTACAACTTTACCAAAATAAAGTGCAAGCATAAGTAAAACAAAGCCTATTATACTAGCTTCTCCAACAGCACCTGGGCGAATAAATCTCATATAAATTCCCATAAATATCGCAATAGGAATTGTTGAAGCTATCGTGAATGTTCCCCAAGGAGAGTGAGCTAAAGCTTTTACAACAACCATTGCCAAAATTGCAATGATAATTAACATAATCAAAAAAATTCCTAGCATAGAAATAGCGCCAACAAAATTTCCCATTTCATCTTTTATCATTTCGCCAAGGCTCTTTCCGCCTCTTCTACTAGATACAAAAAGCACCACAAAATCATGCACGCTACCTACTAAAACACCGCCTATTAAAATCCATAAAACACTAGGCAAGTATCCCATTTGAGCTGCTAGGATTGGTCCAACAAGTGGTCCAGCTCCTGCAATTGCTGCAAAGTGATGACCGAATAATACATATTTGTTTGTAGGAACATAGTCTTTTCCATCATTTAATGCAACAGCAGGAGTAATCCTACTAGCATCAACACCGCAAAGCTTAGTTTCAACAAACAAAGCATAAAATCTATAGCCGATTGTATAAATACAAACAGCAGCTATAACAATCCAAGCAGCATTTATGCTCTCGCCGTTATTTAATGCAATAACGCCCATACAAAACGCTCCAAGGATAGCAATTACAACCCATAAAAGCTTTTTCATAGCTTCTCCTTAAAAAGAAATTAACATCTAAATCTAATTAAAAATCGTAAATA
Protein-coding regions in this window:
- a CDS encoding YbdD/YjiX family protein, whose amino-acid sequence is MKKQIREFFYALAGAPDYEKYLEHFKKMHPDKTPLSKKEFFIEQTSKRKTKC
- a CDS encoding carbon starvation CstA family protein — protein: MKKLLWVVIAILGAFCMGVIALNNGESINAAWIVIAAVCIYTIGYRFYALFVETKLCGVDASRITPAVALNDGKDYVPTNKYVLFGHHFAAIAGAGPLVGPILAAQMGYLPSVLWILIGGVLVGSVHDFVVLFVSSRRGGKSLGEMIKDEMGNFVGAISMLGIFLIMLIIIAILAMVVVKALAHSPWGTFTIASTIPIAIFMGIYMRFIRPGAVGEASIIGFVLLMLALYFGKVVANDPELARHFDFSVLELSFIMMGYGMIAAILPVWFLLAPRDYLSTFLKIGVIVIMAACVVLVLPEIKMAKVTKFVDGTGPVFAGGLFPFLFINIACGAISGFHALISSGTSPKMLENESQAKMVGYGSMLMESAVAIMALIAACILQPGVYFAINSAPAIIGTTLESAAATISAWGFSVTPADIANLANDIGEASVLSRTGGAPTFAIGLSLIIHELIGGKEMMAFWYHFAILFEALFILTAVDAGTRTCRFMVQDMLGNIYKPLANTSNLGANIFATIICVAGWGWFLYGGAIDPLGGIYSLWSLFGVSNQLLAVVAMFLCASVFIKMGKRKYILAIILPALFVISTTFTAGIAKIMPQSESKIANSISHVATAQINFAKADDLMAKINAGDTSEATAKELAKAKQIANSNVVNAILTIFFLLVTIIVGLKFVMILRESYTGRFSIPLKEVVYEKANS